The Lacerta agilis isolate rLacAgi1 chromosome 14, rLacAgi1.pri, whole genome shotgun sequence sequence AaccccagcaacaacaacatggctgGCATGATGCAGGGTGGAGGCAGCAACCCTCTGCCCCCTAAACTGGCATACCATAGTGACCTGCCTGCCCGGCCGCAATGCCGCCCACCGTGAAAGGTGAGCGGACTTGTGACACAtcactctgggcagttcacagttgcatagtttttaaaatgttcccaGGAAGCAAACGGACATCATAATAGCCAGTCTGTACCTGAAGAAAGATGGCTGCCTACATTGATATCTGTATCTATAACTATTGTATTTGTTATGACGTGGTCACTGGAAGCATTTTATATGACTTTTTTACCCACATGACAGTCACATTACTAGCtgctttgaacattttaaaagaaataaggcAGACTCTGCATCAgcttataaatacataaatgcttAGATATGCAAAGccggtgtggtatagtggttaagagcagtaggcttgtaatctggtgaaccaggtttgcgtctctgctcctccacatgcagctgctgggtgaccttggactagtcacacttctttgaagtctctcagccccacccacctcgcagagtgtttgttgtgggggaggaagggaaaggagaatgttagccgctttgagactccttcggatagtaatgaagcaggatatcaaatccaaactcctcctcctcctcctcctcttcttcttcttcttcttcttcttcttcttcttcttcttcttcttcttctcagattCATCTCCATATCTCTGCTGCAATCCGCACATGGGACCCagagggaaaaaatgtttaagctCATTTCAAAATGTAGAGCGAACTAAAATTCTCTGCCCTTGCTAATTCAGGCAAAACGTGCATGTAATATTTATTTGATTACATTTCTGACAAAATCAGAAGGAGCAATAATGAGGGTGAAATTATTGTTATGAAAGTTATTGTTTGGACACATGGGAGCAATTTGTCAAAGTACCAAAGTGCACACTCAATTAACTTCCTTTCTACATGCGCATCTTTAAAAAACCAGTTTAGAAAGGAGCTGCTACACAATATTCAGTCAGATCTGAAAAGAAGATGAAAGACTCTCAGATGACCCAAGGGGTGTATGACCAGTCATAACCTAAAGCagctacccccccaaaaaaatgccatTTGCCCACATTGAGAGCCAGCTGCTCTTAAAGGGGCTaggtaagttttattttattttttaaaatgtaaattgaatactgtgtacagtgatAAAAGTCTGACACTTCCCCCCTCCTTATTCCTTGGCACACCACCTACATTTCTCTCTTATACAACAATGTAAGATTTGGCAGATTGAGCAAACAAGACCAATGGTGGGTCCAAAgctcaagaaggcggtttctgcaggtgttgtagagggaagtggggcagatggggcttgtcaacctgggaaggtagcccatttaggagaaggaaaactccgatcctaaacctctgctgcctttcaGGATTTCTTCAGGAGATGAAAAAGCTAAGAAGTAAAcagtacacaaatctggagtgcagtTCCTTTGACAATTGGATGGCGGTTTGTATGCTATTAATAATTGTGTGTACCGTGATATAGTGAGCTCCTGTACTACTCTTCAGATATGTCTATGTGGTGCTATGATACAATGGTGCTGGATTCATATGAGAGTCCTCCATCTTCTAATGGGACCTGGCAGAATATTGAGTAGCAGTTCCTTGTTTATGAAAAAAACAACTGCTAAATGTGAAAAGAACCCACTGTTTAGTGAcctttctagggtgggcagagaaACTGGAGCAAATGCGTCCACACAGCTTGTGGGAAGCATGGGAGGAAAGGTACCTGTATCTGCATCACCAATGAAAATAGTTGATCCACCCTGCCTTCTCAGGCTGCATTAAGTTTAATATTTCTTTGCATGTCCAGACAAACACCCCAAAGGAAGGCTATATGTGTATATTGTGTGCAAATAGTCTAGTAGTTTAACTGAGAACCCTGAATCATTGGGACCTATAGCTTGGTGGTGAACTTCTATGACATACATGTGCCTGCATGTTGGCTTCTCTTTCTGATGTCACACTCAATGCATAGATGTCAGGAGAATAGATTATGGATATAGTCAGACCTTGCCCTGAACACATTTGCAACAGATATAGAGGCTCAATGAGTGGAAAGGGATTCTCTCATGACAATACAGAAGGGTCAGACAGCCTAACATCATATGTCTTCATTACATATTTCAGCAAAGAAATATCATCTTTGTTTGATTATTATACAGAAGGAGTCCTGCTTAAATTAAACCGCTTACTCAATATTTCTTCTTATCTTATTCTGGTACAGGTAATATGTGAATATGCCCAGTGAAAAAAATGCACAATCTTACCTCCATGTCTACATTTCTGCTGCTGGGATTCTCAGACATTCGAGAACTGCAGATCTTGCACTTCTTTGTGTTCCTAGCATTGTACATTATAGCAATCATAGGGAATCTCCTCATTGTTGTTGCAATTGTCCTTGATCACCACCTTCACacacccatgtacttctttctACTGAATTTGGCTCTGCTGGACATTGGAACAATTTCCGTCATAGTACCCAAATCAATAGTTCTTTCCCTCCTAAACAGCAGGTTTATTTCTTACTTTGGATGTGTTGCTCAAGTTTTCTTTGTTATGTTATTTGGAACATCAGATTTTGCTCTCCTAACTGTAATGGCACATGATCGCTATGTTGCTATTTGCAACCCATTACAATATGAGTCACTAATGCACAAAGCAGCCTGTATTCGTATGGTAGTGATTGTGTGGACTATTTGTGTTTTATATGCTATGTTACATACTGGGAGCACCTTTGCAAATACCTTCTGTTCTAATGCTGTTAATCAGTTCTTCTGTGAAATCCCATCACTACTGAAGCTCTCCTGCTCTAACTTCTACCTGGTTGAAGTTGGGCTTCTTGTTCTAAGCTGTGGTATAGCACtaggttgttttgttttcatcatCCTAACATATATGCAGATCTTTTCTACAGTGCTAAAAATCCCCTCTGTTCGTGGAAAGAAAAAAGCCCTCTCCACATGCCTTCCTCACCTCACTGTTGTCACTGTGTTTCTTTTAAGTGGGGTGTTTGCCTATGCAAGGCCTCCTAGTGATTCTTCTTCTGATCTAGATATAGTTGTGTCTGTGATGTACACCATAATTCCTCCCATATTGAATCCATTCATCTACAGCATGAGAAACAAGGAAATCAAGACTGCTTTGTGGAAACTCTTAAATTTTGGGAAATCTTCTAAAGTTTTCTCCTGAGTTGTTCTGTGAATATGGGATTCTGTGCTCTTCTGTATGTGAATGGTTTCCTTTAAATAAAGTGCCATACACATTTCAGTAACCAGCAAACAGTACTTCTATCACATACGTTACCCTCTGCCTCCTCTAGCTTACATTGAGTTTCTTTCATCCATCATTTTTCATATCCATAGTTCGACTACATTCAACCTAATATCAGCTGAGTTCTAATCTATGCAGAAATCAACATGGCATTCTAATATTGTCTGAACTTTATTGATTAGGTTCCTTTTCTAAACACTGGCGTAGGCCTTGTCCCTTGCTACTACTAACAACAATGGGTGAGAATTTCATCTCAGCTCTCATTTTAAactgaatctatcaaattcacactttcaatATGCGAACGTAACCACAAattcagttctctgaattttcctATGAAGTTTGCCCATAAGCCAATGTTTAGAAAAATCCACATATTCAGGGAATTTATGTAAATAAATGGATATATTAGTGAACCTAACACAAAAATACttgaaaaatgtgtgcattagtagAAACTGCATGTACATATATTTATTAGAAGATGTGCACACGAAAATGCTGAGAAAATGTCATGAGGATATAGACAAAAGGCTCTTATGCCTGCTAATGGAAATTCACTCGGATATAACTGCCAGAGTGAAATTTGGACCCCTTGGCGCTCTCTCCTGTCCCTTTCCTCTGGCTAGAGGCattaaacaaggctgcctttgggctccttttctctttaatttttacaTAAATGATATAACAACAGCTATCAAATCCCTTAACCAACCTGCCCCTTCTTTGGAACAAGCAAAAATACCCATCTTACTATATGCCGACGACATGGCAGTTCTCTCGCTAACAAAGTTGAGACTCAACAACATGATGAGAGGGTTCATGCAATTTTGTGAAGAAAACTTCCtaaaaattaatttttctaaAACTAAAATTATCCCCTTAGTCATGATAAAACCCAAACCATTGTGGAACCTCGCAGGCCACACCATTGATCAATGCTTGgtctttaaatacctgggcattacTTTCCATCACAGATCATCTTGGACAGCCCACTTAAACACAACCATGCTGGCTGCTCAGCAAACCGTGGGTGCTTTGGTGAAATTCTGCCCGCTGGTGGTGCCAATCAGAAAGATCTACCTCAGTAAAATACCCTCAAAGTTGCTATACGGGGTGGAAATATGGAGGATACACTCATACCTCGGGTggcgaatgctgcaggttgcatgttttcaggttgtggaccacaccaaacctggaagtaccagaatgggttacttctgggtttcgacgcttgcgcatgcacagaaatgcaaaatgacatcacgctGAATTGCATCACGCGCGTACACAACCCGCAGTGCCTCGTCTGTGTACGCCGCCTTCACCCCCTCATGTACTATTTTCTGAGCAACCTTGCCTGGTTGGAGATGATCATCACCACCACTGTCACACCTAAGATGCTCAGCCTTCTCATCACAAAGAAAAAAAccatctccttctttggatgtgCTGTTCAGCTAACACTGTACTTCCTTTGTGGGACCACAGAAGTTCTCCTATTAGGAATCATGTCTGTGGATCGCTACTTGGCCATCTGCAACCCACTGCGCTACACAGCCATCATGAGTAACCAGGTCTGCATGCTGATGATGCTTTCCTGCTGGTTTGGAAGTTTCTTTTGTGTTGCAATTAGTGCCGTTTTCAAGTCAGGCCTTCCTTATTGTGGCCCCAATGTCATTGATCATTTCTTCTGTGATACTGGCCCCTTGTTAAAGTTGGTCTGTGCAGACACCACTCTGGTTGAAACCGTAGAATTTTCCTCATCCTGTTTCACACTCCTGAGTTCCGTCTCTGTGACAGCTGTCTCCTACCTGAGCATCATGTTCACTGTGGTCAGGATGCCTTCAGCGCAAGGCAGGAGGAAAGCCTTCAGCACATTCAGCTCCCATATCACTGTGGCCACCCTCTATTATGGCAGCTCCATATTCATCTATGTCAGACCACCTGGAAGCTCTTCTATGGATTTTAATAAGGTGGCCACTGTGTTCAACTCTGTGGTAACTCCATTCCTTAATCCACTTATCTATAGCTTTAGAAACAAAGTGGTCAAGGATGTTTTGAAAGATGCAGTGAAGAAAATTGGTGCAATATTTAGGAAAACAGTCGATTAGACAACTCCTGCTTCTTTTTCACTCATGTTCCTAACTTACCTTAGAaccatccaaagaaggagatggTTTTTTTCTTTGTGATGAGAAGGCTGAGCATCTTAGGTGTGACTGTGGTGGTGATGATCATCTCCAACCAGGCAAGGTTGCTAAGAAAATAGTACATGGGGGTATGGAGGCGGGCGTCGAGGCGGATTATGAGGATGATCAGACCATTACCAATTATTGACAACACATATATGACCAGAAAGAGGCAGAACAATGGCAGCTGCATCTTCTGCAGACTAGAGAATCCAATCAGCACGAACTCTGTCACAACTGTACACAGTACTCTTCATCAAGAGCAAAATAATGGAATGGCGTGTCAAGTTCCAAGCCACAAGTTCCAAGCCAACTGAGCCACAAAGATCCCAGGAGAACAATAAAGCACATGGACACAAAGTATTTTGgattatgggttcaaataggccacaactttattggttacaaatgtgagcagtttggcttaggccagtgatggagagaaagagagggtgcCAGCTGGCTGTGCCATGGTTAAATGTACCCGTGGCCACACCCACACAGAGTTCTGATTGGTTGGGGCTGTCCAACAAGGGCAGAaccccagcaacaacaacacagctggCATGATGCAGGGTGGAGGCAGCAACCCTCTGCCCCCTAAACTGGCATACCATAGTGACCTGCCTGCCCGGCCACAACGCTGCCCACCGTGAAAGGTGAGCGGACTTGTGACACAtcactctgggcagttcacagttgcatagtttttaaaatgttcccaGGAAGCAAACGGACATCATAATAGCCAGTCTGTACCTGAAGAAAGATGGCTGCCTACATTGATATCTGTATCTATAACTATTGTATTTGTTATGACGTGGTCACTGGAAGCATTTTATATGACTTTTTTACCCACATGACAGTCACATTACTAGCtgctttgaacattttaaaagaaataaggcAGACTCTGCATCAgcttataaatacataaatgcttAGATATGCAAAGCCGGTGTgttatagtggttaagagcggtaggcttgtaatctggtgaaccaggtttgcgtctctgctcctccacatgcagttgctgggtgaccttggactagtcacacttctttgaagtctctcagccccacccacctcgcagagtgtttgttgtgggggaggaagggaaaggagaatgttagctgctttgagactctttcagaTAGAAatgaagcaggatatcaaatccaaactacttcttcttcttcttcttcttcttcttcttcttcttcttcttcttcttcttcttcttcttcttctcagattCATCTCCATATCTCTGCTGCAATCCACACATGGGACCCAGAGGGACAAAATGTTTAAGCTCATTTCAAAATGTAGAGCGAACTAAAATTCTCTGCCCTTGCTAATTCAGGCAAAACGTGCATGTAATATTTATTTGATTACGTTTCTGACAAAATCAGAAGGAGCAATAATGAGGGTGAAAGTTATTGTTACGGAAGTTATTGTTTGGACACATGGGAGCAATTTGTCAAAGTACCAAAGTGCACATTCAATTAACTTCCTTTCTACATGCGCATCTTTAAAAAACCAGTTTAGAAAGGAGCTGCTACACAATATTCAGTCAGATCTGAAAAGAAGATGAAAGACTCTCAGATGACCCAAGGGGTGTATGACCAGTCATAACCTAAagcagctaccccccccccaaaaaaaatgtcaTTTACCCACATTGAGAGCCAGCTGCTCTTAAAGGGGCTaggtaagttttattttattttttaaaatgtaaattgaatactgtgtacagtgatAAAAGTCTGACACTTCCCCCCTCCTTATTCCTTGGCACACCACCTACATTTCTCTCTTACACAACAACCTTCCCTTTGACATTTCCCATTCACTGAAGTCAATGTCATTAGAGTTGAATAGCACAAGCGCTATGCATtaactgggggcgggggcagcacTATGTCTTTGTGAAACATCAAAGTGGGACTTCTAAGATGTGGAAGTAACATGTAAGCATCTTTGTACAGCTAACTGAGAAATCTGACCAAAAGAAAAATAATGGAATTGcaagcaattgttgttgtttcggTTAGGGAAAATGTGGTCTTACAACCAATTCAGCCTCCCACCATTACACTTCTCCCATGAGTAGACACTAGTGTGATAAATTATTTGTTTGCATCAGCTGGCTGCACCAGAACACATATCCAGTGTAGGCTAGCAGGAGGACCAGCAGGTCAGTTGGGGCTGCTCCAAGGCATTTTTCTGGCTGAGGCAACATATAAGTCAGCTGCCCCACTCAATTCCCTACTTAAAGACCAAGAATGAGGCAGCATCTTATGCCACACCAAAGGCTGGTTTAGTCACCACAACGCAGATCACATGACACACACTTGCTTTACTCTCCCAATTAGCAGCTATTTTTCTTATTTTCAAGCAAGTCACCTCCTCACCAAGGGGCTAACATTGGGTAAGACAGTTCCATAATTATTTCCTAAATACTAAGGCAGCTAAATACTAATGGGGTGCAtgaggtgttaggggagggaCAGTATCTCTGGTGGAGGAtatgccatgctccttctggggtagtttcttgacctttggtccccaccctgcactcagctctcacctgtggctcctaggagTGGTCAGCATATCATGGTGGCCACAAACTGGGGACAGCTTTGCCTGGCCAGCTaagccaggtgagggtagccaatgggtctcaatcCCTTGGTGAAttaaggacttcccctgcatgcaaagatttAGCGGATCTCAATCTGGCGGATTGAGCAAACATGACCAATGGTGGGTCCAaaggtcaagaaggcggtttctgcaggtgttgtagagggaagtggggcagatgcggcttgtcaacctgggaaggtagcccatttaggagaaggaaaactctgatcctaaacctctgctgccttgcaggatttcTTCAGGAGATGAAAAAGCTAAGAAGTAAAcagtacacaaatctggagtgcagtTCCTCTGACAATTGGATGGCGGTTTGCATGCTATTAATAATTGTGTGTACCGTGATATAGTGAGCTCCTGTACTTCAGATATGTGTATGTGGTGCTATGATACAATGGTGCTGCATTCATCTGAGAGTCCTCCATCTTCTAATGGGACCTGGCAGAATATTGAGTAGCAGTTCCTTGTTTATGAAAAAAACAACTGCTAAATGTGAAAAGAACTCACTGTTTAGTGACCTTTCCGGGGTGGGCAGAAAAACTGGAGCAAATGCGTCCACACAGCTTGTGGGAAGCATGGGAGGAAAGGTACCTGTATCTGCATCACCAATGAAAACAGTTGATCCACCCTGCCTTCTCAGGCTGCATTAAGTTTCATATTTCTTTGCATGTCCAGACAAACACCCAAAAGGAAGGCTATATGTGTATATTGTGTGCAAATAGTCTGGTAGTTTAACTGAGAACCCTGAATCATTGGGACCTATAGCTTGGTGGTGAACTTCTATGACGTACATGTGCCTGCATGTTGGCTTCTCTTTCTGATGTCCCTCTGAATGCATAGATGTCAGGAGAATAGATTATGGATATAGTCAGACCTTGCCCTGAACACATTTGCAACAGATATAGAGGCTCAATGAGTGGAAAGGGATTCTCTCATGACAATACAGAAGGGTCAGACAGCCTATCATTATATGTCTTCATTACATATTTCAGCAAAGAAATATCCGCTTTGTTTGATTATTATACAGAAGGAGTCCTGCTTAAATTAAACTGCTTACTCAATATTTCTTCTTATCTTATTCTGGTACAGGTAATATGTGAATATGCCCAGTGAAAAAAATGCACAATCTTACCTCCATGTCTACATTTCTGCTGCTGGGATTCTCAGACATTCGAGAACTGCAGATTTTGCACTTTTTTGTGTTCCTAGCATTATACATTATAGCAATCATAGGGAATCTCCTCATTGTTGTTGCAATTGTCCTTGATCACCACCTTCACacacccatgtacttctttctACTGAATTTGGCTATGCTGGACATTGGAACAATTTCCGTCATGGTACCCAAATCAATAGTTCTTTCCCTCCTAAACAGCAGGTTTATTTCTTACTTTGGATGTGTTGCTCAAGTTTTCTTCTTTATGTTATTTGGAACATCAGATTTTGCTCTCCTAACTATAATGGCACATGACCGCTATGTTGCTATTTGCAACCCATTACAATATGAGTCAATAATGCACAAAGGAGCCTGTATTCGTATGGTAGTGATTGTGTGGACTATTTGTGTTTTATATGCTGTGTTACATACTGGGAGCACCTTTGCAAATACCTTCTGTTCTAATGCTGTTAATCAGTTCTTCTGTGAAATCCCATCACTACTGAAGCTCTCCTGCTCTAACTTCTACCTGGTTGAAGTTGGGCTTCTTGTTCTAAGCTGTGGTATAGCACTAGGTTGTTATGTTTTCATCATCCTAACATATATGCAGATCTTTTCTACAGTGCTAAAAATCCCCTCTGTTCGTGGAAAGAAAAAAGCCCTCTCCACATGCCTTCC is a genomic window containing:
- the LOC117057668 gene encoding olfactory receptor 14I1-like — encoded protein: MHNLTSMSTFLLLGFSDIRELQILHFFVFLALYIIAIIGNLLIVVAIVLDHHLHTPMYFFLLNLALLDIGTISVIVPKSIVLSLLNSRFISYFGCVAQVFFVMLFGTSDFALLTVMAHDRYVAICNPLQYESLMHKAACIRMVVIVWTICVLYAMLHTGSTFANTFCSNAVNQFFCEIPSLLKLSCSNFYLVEVGLLVLSCGIALGCFVFIILTYMQIFSTVLKIPSVRGKKKALSTCLPHLTVVTVFLLSGVFAYARPPSDSSSDLDIVVSVMYTIIPPILNPFIYSMRNKEIKTALWKLLNFGKSSKVFS
- the LOC117057669 gene encoding olfactory receptor 6M1-like, with translation MIITTTVTPKMLSLLITKKKTISFFGCAVQLTLYFLCGTTEVLLLGIMSVDRYLAICNPLRYTAIMSNQVCMLMMLSCWFGSFFCVAISAVFKSGLPYCGPNVIDHFFCDTGPLLKLVCADTTLVETVEFSSSCFTLLSSVSVTAVSYLSIMFTVVRMPSAQGRRKAFSTFSSHITVATLYYGSSIFIYVRPPGSSSMDFNKVATVFNSVVTPFLNPLIYSFRNKVVKDVLKDAVKKIGAIFRKTVD
- the LOC117057670 gene encoding olfactory receptor 14I1-like, whose amino-acid sequence is MHNLTSMSTFLLLGFSDIRELQILHFFVFLALYIIAIIGNLLIVVAIVLDHHLHTPMYFFLLNLAMLDIGTISVMVPKSIVLSLLNSRFISYFGCVAQVFFFMLFGTSDFALLTIMAHDRYVAICNPLQYESIMHKGACIRMVVIVWTICVLYAVLHTGSTFANTFCSNAVNQFFCEIPSLLKLSCSNFYLVEVGLLVLSCGIALGCYVFIILTYMQIFSTVLKIPSVRGKKKALSTCLPHLTVVTLFLLSGVFAYARPPSDSSSDLDIVVSVMYTIIPPILNPFIYSMRNKEIKTALWKLLNFGKSSKVFS